The proteins below come from a single Caulobacter segnis ATCC 21756 genomic window:
- a CDS encoding efflux transporter outer membrane subunit, with product MDRLLAVAPVFALLVSACAAGPNYNRPPPAVAAAWQAPVPHGGDSGKLLAWWSGFDDPILTSLQASAEKTSPSLDQAIANIDKARATLTTQRAAALPNLTGSTSRTKSRQESAAGGATISKVSQAALDASWEIDLFGKARRNVEAARARIEARTDDWHEARISLAAEVADDYVQLRGCEQLAEVLRQATESQETSARLIRLNADAGFSPASDAALADASAASTRSSFTDQRGQCDLLVKSLASLTGLEEPALRTLMQPSAGVLPAPRKLDVTSVPADLVRQRPDVASSERELAATSAEIGAAVADLYPSLTLSGSISTSAGLQQWSFGPSLSLPIFDGGQRLASVRSARASYAYQLAAYRQAVRDAVLDVEQALVQLNVARQQQGDAETAARGYQASFKATDQLYRAGASDLLDRESARRNALDAEQSLINVRLTEIRQWIALYKALGGGWDASNTALAATGDHQP from the coding sequence TTGGATCGCCTGCTCGCCGTGGCGCCGGTTTTCGCCCTGCTGGTCAGCGCTTGCGCGGCGGGTCCAAACTACAATCGTCCGCCTCCTGCCGTGGCCGCCGCCTGGCAGGCGCCCGTCCCCCATGGCGGTGATAGCGGCAAGCTGTTGGCGTGGTGGTCGGGTTTCGACGATCCGATCCTGACCTCGCTGCAGGCCAGCGCGGAAAAGACCAGTCCCAGCCTAGACCAAGCGATCGCCAATATCGACAAGGCTCGGGCCACGCTGACGACGCAGCGCGCCGCGGCCCTGCCGAACCTCACCGGCTCGACTTCCCGCACCAAGTCCCGCCAGGAGTCGGCCGCCGGCGGCGCCACGATCAGCAAGGTCAGCCAGGCCGCGCTGGACGCCAGCTGGGAAATCGACCTCTTCGGCAAGGCCAGGCGCAATGTCGAGGCGGCCAGGGCGCGGATAGAGGCGCGGACCGACGATTGGCACGAGGCGCGGATCTCGCTGGCCGCTGAGGTGGCCGATGACTACGTTCAGCTACGCGGGTGCGAACAGCTGGCCGAAGTCCTTCGCCAGGCCACGGAATCGCAGGAGACTTCCGCGCGTCTTATACGGCTGAACGCAGACGCTGGGTTTTCACCGGCCTCGGACGCGGCGCTGGCCGATGCCTCCGCCGCCAGCACACGGTCGTCCTTCACGGACCAGCGGGGCCAATGTGATCTGCTGGTCAAGAGCCTGGCTTCTCTGACCGGGCTGGAAGAGCCGGCGCTACGGACGTTGATGCAGCCGAGCGCCGGCGTCTTGCCCGCGCCCCGGAAGCTGGATGTGACCAGCGTTCCGGCCGACCTCGTGCGACAGCGTCCAGACGTGGCGTCGAGCGAGCGTGAACTGGCCGCGACCAGCGCCGAGATCGGGGCCGCGGTAGCCGACCTCTACCCAAGCCTGACCCTCTCCGGTTCAATTTCGACCAGCGCGGGTCTTCAGCAATGGTCCTTCGGCCCGTCGCTCTCGCTGCCGATCTTCGACGGGGGGCAGCGCCTGGCCAGCGTCAGGTCGGCGCGTGCGAGCTATGCCTATCAACTGGCGGCCTATCGTCAGGCCGTGCGCGACGCCGTCCTCGATGTCGAGCAGGCCCTGGTGCAGCTGAATGTCGCCCGCCAGCAGCAAGGCGACGCGGAGACTGCGGCTCGGGGCTACCAAGCCAGCTTTAAAGCGACGGATCAGCTTTATCGGGCCGGCGCCTCGGATCTCTTGGATCGCGAAAGCGCCCGCCGCAATGCGCTCGACGCCGAGCAGTCCTTGATCAATGTCCGCCTCACCGAAATCCGCCAATGGATCGCGCTCTACAAGGCGCTCGGTGGCGGCTGGGACGCGTCCAACACGGCGCTCGCCGCCACGGGAGACCATCAGCCTTGA
- a CDS encoding HAMP domain-containing sensor histidine kinase, with product MATACSFFIGVGLLRMTQSDPALDVVNAELANVVTRLIETGGLESAEPLLVQQGATTRALALYDSEGRFRLGAREVSLLPRSAVRVRSPSGEIYQLAIANSKMSGATPFLIGGAVSIVFSALLAWYFSGPLAHLKRGFRFIARGQLSTRVVPHVGARRDEIADLAREFDGMAAQLEKLWLAQQRLLHDVSHELRSPLTRLQVAVGLLRQSPNERPEMLARVEREAGRLERLLGEVLTLARLKAGDTTGRVEKLDLMDLIAAIVDDAHFEAQAKRCRVRLEGAQAFVTQADGELLYRAYENVIRNAVKYSPPEADVVVRARATARDLVVEVIDEGPGVCEAERGEIFDAFRRLDQDQSVEGFGLGLAIAREAVERHGGRIWAEAGPNGLGLRIFIVVSLRGDTDDRVTTRRLG from the coding sequence ATGGCCACGGCCTGTTCATTCTTTATTGGCGTCGGCCTGTTGCGGATGACCCAGAGTGATCCCGCCTTGGATGTGGTCAACGCCGAGTTGGCCAACGTCGTCACGCGATTGATTGAAACCGGTGGACTAGAGTCAGCCGAGCCCCTGCTCGTTCAACAGGGAGCCACGACGCGAGCCTTGGCGCTTTACGATTCTGAAGGACGCTTTCGTCTCGGCGCCCGTGAGGTGAGCCTTCTACCGCGATCGGCCGTACGGGTTCGCTCGCCGAGCGGCGAGATTTACCAGCTGGCGATTGCGAACTCGAAAATGTCAGGCGCAACGCCGTTCCTGATTGGCGGAGCTGTGAGTATTGTCTTTAGCGCCTTGCTTGCTTGGTATTTCTCTGGACCGCTGGCCCACCTGAAGCGGGGGTTTCGCTTCATTGCGCGGGGGCAACTGAGCACACGCGTCGTTCCTCATGTCGGCGCGCGGCGGGACGAAATCGCCGACCTAGCGCGTGAGTTTGACGGCATGGCAGCGCAGCTCGAGAAGCTTTGGCTTGCGCAACAACGCTTGCTACACGACGTGTCCCATGAATTGCGATCTCCATTGACCCGCCTCCAGGTGGCGGTTGGGCTGTTGCGGCAATCGCCGAACGAGCGGCCCGAAATGCTGGCGCGAGTTGAACGCGAGGCTGGGCGTCTAGAACGTTTGTTGGGCGAGGTTCTGACCCTGGCGCGGCTGAAGGCGGGCGATACGACCGGGCGGGTTGAAAAGCTCGATCTCATGGATCTCATCGCCGCCATTGTTGACGACGCTCACTTTGAAGCGCAGGCGAAAAGATGTCGCGTTCGGCTTGAAGGCGCGCAAGCTTTCGTTACCCAGGCCGATGGTGAGCTACTTTATCGCGCCTATGAGAACGTGATCCGTAACGCGGTAAAGTATTCTCCGCCCGAGGCCGACGTGGTGGTGCGCGCGCGGGCGACGGCCAGAGATCTTGTCGTGGAGGTTATCGACGAAGGGCCTGGGGTTTGCGAGGCTGAACGTGGAGAAATTTTCGACGCGTTCCGTCGGTTGGACCAAGACCAGAGCGTTGAGGGCTTCGGATTAGGATTGGCAATCGCTAGAGAGGCCGTCGAGCGACATGGGGGGCGGATCTGGGCTGAGGCGGGACCTAACGGCTTGGGCCTCCGGATTTTCATTGTGGTGTCTCTCAGGGGCGATACGGATGACCGGGTGACGACAAGACGCTTGGGTTGA
- a CDS encoding response regulator transcription factor: MAVSEDAAKPPRVLLIDDDDQLTTMLSEFLVREGFSVGAAHDGERGEAAALSGDYDLVVLDVMMPRLSGIEVLRRIRRASKVPVLLLTARGDEIDRIAGLDLGADDYVPKPCSPGELVARIRAILRRVLTNKDPTANDMISKGRLKLWPASRQAQWDGQPIELTGTEFSLLEELARHAGQLVSKDQLSLNALGRPLTPYDRRIDVHISSIRQKLGVRRDGSSSILSVRSQGYQLVAS, translated from the coding sequence ATGGCCGTGAGTGAAGACGCCGCAAAACCGCCGAGGGTGCTTCTGATCGACGACGACGATCAGTTGACGACCATGCTGTCGGAGTTTCTTGTCCGGGAAGGTTTCAGCGTCGGGGCCGCGCATGATGGCGAGAGGGGCGAGGCCGCAGCGCTATCGGGCGACTATGACCTCGTCGTCCTCGATGTGATGATGCCGCGCCTGTCGGGCATCGAGGTGCTCAGGCGCATCCGTCGCGCGAGCAAGGTTCCGGTCCTGCTGCTCACCGCCCGCGGCGATGAGATTGATCGCATCGCCGGGCTTGACCTGGGCGCGGATGACTATGTGCCAAAGCCCTGTTCGCCCGGCGAGCTGGTTGCGCGGATCCGCGCGATCCTACGGCGTGTGCTGACGAACAAGGATCCGACCGCCAACGACATGATCTCCAAGGGGCGGCTGAAGCTCTGGCCCGCCAGCCGTCAGGCGCAATGGGACGGACAGCCGATCGAATTGACCGGCACGGAATTCAGCCTGCTCGAGGAGTTGGCCCGCCACGCGGGGCAGTTGGTGAGTAAAGATCAGCTATCGCTGAACGCCCTGGGGCGCCCGCTGACGCCCTATGATCGCCGGATCGACGTCCACATCAGCAGCATTCGCCAAAAGCTCGGCGTTCGCCGCGACGGCAGCTCGTCGATCCTGAGTGTCCGGAGTCAGGGCTACCAACTGGTCGCGTCGTGA
- a CDS encoding glycoside hydrolase family 3 C-terminal domain-containing protein — protein MRKHLWMIGAAALATSAAAQQAATPSIADPDARAKATLGQMTQEEKIGLLHGPMLGLIAAPRRPAGITVGAGYIAGVERLGVPALLETDASLGVSNLNNLRPGDEATALPASISLAASWDPELAREGGAMIGGEARAKGFNVMLVGGVNLVRDPRGGRNFEYLGEDPLLAGTLVGAQIRGVQSNNIIGTIKHFALNDQETGRNVASVEMDEAAMRESDLLAFQIGIENGQPGSVMCSYNRVGGVYACEHDFLLNQVLRRDWGFKGFVMSDWGAVHSSEAINKGLDQQSGEQLDGKKYFSDLMVEALAEGRVKQSAIDTSAARILRTIYAHGLAEHPVTPGGRIAAKQNSEVALKAAREGMVLLRNQDGLLPLAATTRSIVVIGGNAEFGVLSGGGSSSVTPVGGFKKMVPGARAAASAWVKRAYGGAPPIDGLRRAFPNSAISYVDGKDPLVAAAAAKAADVAIVIGEKFSTEGEDALDLSLGEGQDALIEGVATANPRTVVVLQTGSAVTMPWRDKVAAIVAAWYPGQRGGDAIADVISGAVNPAGRLPITFPASVDQLPNLVIAGSDAPPADKETRAVYGLQAGLKPFDIHYPEGSDAGYRWFAKKGLKPLYPFGYGLSYTRFQYSDLRITGGKTLTVRFKVTNTGSREGADVPQVYVLRQGKAKRLVGWGKPSLKPRESQTVTVTADPRVLGDYDVKAKQWVAPAGAYAVEVATSASDPVLTGSARLSRQTARP, from the coding sequence ATGCGCAAACACCTATGGATGATTGGCGCGGCGGCGCTGGCGACGAGCGCGGCGGCGCAGCAAGCCGCGACGCCCTCGATCGCCGATCCAGATGCGCGGGCCAAGGCCACGCTCGGCCAGATGACCCAGGAGGAGAAGATCGGCCTGCTGCACGGACCGATGCTCGGCCTAATCGCCGCGCCGCGTCGGCCGGCCGGGATCACCGTCGGCGCGGGCTACATCGCCGGGGTGGAGCGCCTAGGGGTGCCGGCGCTGCTAGAGACCGACGCCTCGCTGGGTGTTTCCAACCTCAACAATCTGCGGCCGGGTGACGAGGCCACCGCCCTTCCCGCCTCGATTTCGCTGGCGGCCAGCTGGGATCCCGAACTGGCGCGCGAGGGCGGCGCGATGATTGGCGGCGAGGCGCGGGCCAAGGGCTTCAACGTCATGCTGGTCGGCGGCGTCAATCTGGTTCGCGACCCGCGCGGCGGGCGCAACTTCGAGTATCTGGGCGAGGATCCCCTGCTGGCCGGGACGCTGGTCGGCGCGCAGATCCGCGGCGTCCAGTCCAACAACATCATCGGCACCATCAAGCACTTCGCCCTCAACGACCAGGAGACCGGCCGCAACGTCGCTTCGGTCGAAATGGACGAAGCCGCCATGCGCGAGAGCGACCTGCTCGCCTTCCAGATCGGCATTGAAAACGGTCAGCCGGGTTCGGTGATGTGCAGCTACAACCGCGTCGGCGGCGTCTACGCCTGCGAGCACGACTTCCTGCTCAACCAAGTTCTTCGCCGCGACTGGGGCTTTAAGGGCTTTGTCATGTCCGACTGGGGCGCGGTGCACTCCAGTGAGGCGATCAATAAGGGCCTCGATCAACAGTCGGGCGAACAGCTCGACGGCAAGAAATACTTTTCCGACCTGATGGTCGAGGCCTTGGCGGAGGGGCGCGTCAAACAGTCTGCGATCGATACTTCCGCCGCGCGGATCTTAAGGACCATCTACGCCCATGGCCTGGCCGAGCACCCTGTAACGCCAGGCGGTCGCATCGCCGCCAAGCAAAATAGCGAGGTCGCCTTGAAAGCCGCCCGTGAGGGGATGGTGCTGTTGCGAAACCAAGACGGCCTGCTGCCGCTCGCCGCGACCACCCGATCCATCGTGGTGATCGGCGGGAACGCCGAATTTGGGGTGTTGAGCGGCGGCGGCTCGAGCAGCGTAACGCCGGTCGGCGGTTTCAAGAAAATGGTTCCGGGCGCTAGGGCGGCCGCCTCGGCCTGGGTCAAGCGCGCCTATGGCGGCGCGCCGCCGATCGATGGCCTGCGCAGGGCCTTCCCAAACAGCGCCATTTCTTATGTCGACGGTAAGGATCCGCTGGTCGCCGCCGCCGCCGCCAAGGCCGCCGACGTCGCGATCGTGATTGGCGAGAAATTTTCGACCGAAGGAGAGGACGCCCTCGACCTGTCGCTTGGCGAGGGCCAGGACGCCCTGATCGAGGGCGTGGCCACCGCCAATCCGCGCACCGTGGTGGTGCTTCAAACCGGCAGCGCCGTCACCATGCCCTGGCGCGACAAGGTCGCGGCGATTGTCGCGGCCTGGTACCCAGGCCAGCGCGGCGGTGACGCCATCGCCGACGTCATCTCCGGCGCGGTCAATCCGGCCGGCCGTTTGCCGATCACCTTCCCGGCCTCCGTCGACCAATTGCCTAACCTGGTGATCGCCGGCTCGGATGCGCCGCCGGCCGACAAGGAGACCCGGGCGGTCTATGGCCTGCAGGCCGGTCTCAAGCCGTTCGACATCCACTATCCGGAAGGCTCGGACGCCGGCTATCGCTGGTTCGCCAAGAAGGGTCTTAAGCCGCTCTATCCGTTCGGCTATGGCCTGTCCTACACCCGCTTCCAGTATTCGGACCTGCGGATCACCGGCGGCAAGACCTTGACCGTCCGCTTCAAGGTCACCAACACCGGCTCGCGCGAGGGCGCGGACGTGCCGCAGGTCTACGTCCTTCGCCAGGGCAAGGCCAAGCGCCTGGTCGGCTGGGGCAAGCCGAGCCTAAAGCCCCGCGAAAGCCAGACCGTCACGGTGACCGCCGATCCTCGCGTGCTGGGCGACTACGACGTCAAGGCTAAGCAATGGGTCGCGCCGGCAGGCGCCTATGCCGTCGAGGTTGCGACCTCGGCAAGCGATCCGGTGCTGACGGGGAGCGCGCGCCTGTCGCGCCAAACGGCAAGACCGTAG